Proteins from a single region of Bacteroidota bacterium:
- a CDS encoding phosphoribosyltransferase family protein, whose product MFADRSNAGFKLVEKLREFEIINPLVLAIPNGGVETSLPIVDSLNSSFDLLIVEKLRLPMNPKSNFGSITEDGSVNFNDFEKFINHEEKMEIISKTKIEMRKKVGVYRSFKNTTDLKGRNVIIVDDGVNHGSTLQACITSCKKRKAASITIAVPVLSNKAYKELIPRVERIVHLIKPGIFKGLSSYYNNYKDISDEMCKKRLDMILSHEPA is encoded by the coding sequence ATGTTTGCCGACAGAAGCAACGCCGGATTTAAACTAGTTGAAAAACTTAGAGAATTTGAAATTATCAACCCTCTGGTTCTGGCAATTCCCAATGGAGGTGTAGAAACTTCGCTTCCCATTGTTGACAGCCTCAATTCTTCGTTTGACTTATTAATTGTTGAAAAATTACGACTGCCTATGAATCCGAAATCTAATTTCGGTTCTATAACAGAAGATGGCAGTGTTAATTTTAATGATTTTGAGAAATTCATCAACCATGAAGAAAAAATGGAAATTATTTCCAAAACTAAAATAGAAATGCGAAAAAAGGTCGGAGTTTATAGATCTTTTAAAAACACGACTGACCTAAAAGGTCGAAATGTAATAATAGTTGATGATGGAGTTAATCACGGTTCTACTCTTCAAGCTTGTATCACATCTTGCAAAAAAAGAAAAGCTGCAAGTATCACAATCGCAGTTCCTGTTTTGAGCAATAAAGCTTATAAAGAACTTATACCCAGAGTTGAAAGAATTGTACACCTCATAAAACCAGGAATATTCAAAGGCCTCAGCTCTTATTATAATAACTATAAAGATATTAGCGATGAAATGTGCAAGAAACGCTTAGACATGATTTTATCTCATGAACCCGCATAA